The genome window tttgctcgactgcagggctgacaccacctcaaagatggcacatgttgcctgaaaggagagcatggtaaaaaaggagatctcttcccaacgccatcacaccctgtctccccttctgatatctgctgtactaaattctcccttctgccagtaacttgaatgacagcgagcagcttgcttaactcgtggctcactttcccacatctgtacaaatgtgtaatgatctcccaaggcatgctgtgagtccaaaggaagatttgcaaagaAACCTGttccaaagactttctaatggccagatagtattaagtaaatcagtaacgtatctaaaactgctgtatttgttccacagacagcagagccggactcagggaaacagtccatcagaggagaagtgcccacacaccaatattataccacacttcccgctttccatcagcaggattgtcacagggcacaggaaagcctgaaagacatgtctgtcatctaacttactgagagtggttcagcagctgccaaatgcctgtcaatttctgtctctgaggtgatgctgccttctgttcttgttggagtctttatcttctctattagggcttgtaggacttgagtggcaagcaaggggtctccccccagagatctccacagatcagcggtgtcactgcagtttaacagaagttacaggtgagccctggacacttttgtggctcacactgaacgcgtcatattttagtaaagaccaaatgttctccttgcctatgatgagagagtttggagtcctgtcctcctttaacgttcctcgtgtttaaatattgcgtttccagttacagaactaagttaagtgacctagtcttcttgcagcctaaccattaatactagacttcagaaggacaggacacagagcgccaacctcacttcctgtttgctccacttcccagtcaatatggaatcatgagcatgtggctcccaaagagctagggtttggaaggcaagtggatgaaagaaaagccagattcctactcgatggacatacaactatgagaacatggccatcctaggtccccttcacaaatggtgtccctaccctctgtttgccagaagctgggactgggcaacaggggatggatcacttgacaatgacctgttgtgttcatttcctctggggcatgtggcactggtcacggtcgcaagacagactactggcctagatggccttttggtctgacccagtatggccgttcttatgatcttagattccagcactgatcactgataactcagttagggatctttaaatgaaatgatggatctgcttccagtccacttttaagtaccaagggtggcaattctgctctggcggccacaccctcactgatgccaagcagaggtctgatgataatattggccctagtctttgcaatcagccagggatttgcacctgaagctgtcatgctaccaggaaaccaacagccactgctcatttccggagtgagctcaattcaggtGTCTAGAaaggtagatgtttccaacaatacactccagttataccagtaaaaataggtctttaggatgtcaaagcagctattaatgaatggaaacaggatgacacttaatttctctccgcaccccaccttaacatgttcttggaccttcctgcagaaagagccaggctattaacccttaggaatgatcccaaactgtctgctgcttaaatgaagccctacatctcctagtaaagctgtgggatccatgttttaccaagatgaatgcaataggtagcggtatatacctgtccatcggcagacctttgctgaggaggctagagatcactgcctcttggtgatggtgagctaaaatggacactgcctccaccaggaactgcctcaagctgccctcctggatagtaggcatgtggcgatatagtatagccaggatatctggcacctggaaggaacaaaaccagaaagaaatgtccctttttctttctctccattcagtctacagaatcaaaacctttctttagccatttgctgcttttttagaaatgcctcacttcaagaagcaaatgttcaaatacgtctgcgtaacttgaacccacacaaattgcccacacacggctgtaaaaattaacactgacacacacatagacataccaggtaattgaatgtggtggtgcccagctatgcattacataaaccagttcacatgcacaaaaggcggctttgcttgcccagattttgcaggtgtgatttaagcagccaaatctgaccatttgcctcgaagaatgcagagctcatcaacaaccacaagcacaaaatatgcaagtgctttcaagacagtgtgtaaatgcctgggactgtgaacaggggactacctctcatattcattcctagcccttcacatcttcaaaacactgtgcaaacatggcagttctgctgcgagggttccctgtcctgaggcctttcaccagccttgttagaagatttgt of Natator depressus isolate rNatDep1 chromosome 20, rNatDep2.hap1, whole genome shotgun sequence contains these proteins:
- the LOC141975296 gene encoding maestro heat-like repeat-containing protein family member 2B — its product is MKIILKECGDAMLDKVPDILAILYRHMPTIQEGSLRQFLVEAVSILAHHHQEAVISSLLSKGLPMDSDTADLWRSLGGDPLLATQVLQALIEKIKTPTRTEGSITSETEIDR